The Arachis ipaensis cultivar K30076 chromosome B05, Araip1.1, whole genome shotgun sequence nucleotide sequence ATTTCTTTCTTGTATGCAACTTTGTACTGTGTTTGATTCAGTATCATcataagagcttttggctttctTTCAGGGGCAAGATCCTTGAGGTACTGAAAAATTGGCCTGAGAGGAGTATTCAAGTTATTGTTGTCACAGATGGCGAGCGAATTTTAGGACTCGGAGACCTTGGATGTCAGGTATTTCGTTCCTTGATTTACTATAACTACTAGACTCCTATCTGAAGctgttactttttagtatatagATACATTAATTCAATGAAAATATGATGTATAGTAAAATAGGTAACTTAGGCTTCATATAGTTTATGTAAGATGTGTTTCATTTCAGGGAATGGGAATTCCTGTTGGAAAATTGGCTTTGTACACAGCACTAGGAGGGCTTCGTCCATCAGCAGTATGCATTTTCAATCTTCTACTAACTTTTTTCTTCTCATTATACCATTGTATATGTCTCATTTCCTCTGTTTGTGTTCTATGGTTAGTGTTTGCCTATCACAATTGATGTTGGGACAAACAATGAGAATTTGCTGAACGACGAGTTTTACATCGGACTTCGACAGAAAAGAACCACTGGGCAGGTTGGTGTAATTACATACATGCCTTGATATCTGCATATCACTTtcatttgcattgatatgaagtGATTTTGATGATATCTGgtttctatataggaatattCTGAACTTCTGAGTGAGTTCATGGCTGCTGTAAAGCAAAACTATGGCGAAAAAGTTCTTGTGCAGGTTGTGAATTTTAAACAAGTTTTTATGATGTTATGAACCTGAATCACTCAATTGAGTTTCTGTTACCTTAAATGTTTTTTCTGCAGTTTGAAGATTTTGCAAATCACAATGCTTTCGAGTTGCTTGCGAAATACGGCACATCTCATCTAGTCTTCAATGATGATATTCAGGTACTATAAGTAGCATCTTAGCATCTATACCATGAAGATTGTTCGGTTCAAAATTTCAAATCATGAATGTTTTATAATCTATCTCAGGGGACTGCATCTGTTGTTCTTGCCGGGGTCGTGGCAGCATTGAAGCTGATTGGTGGAACTTTGGCCGACCACACTTTCCTGTTCTTCGGTGTCGGTGAGGTAACAAATTGACAATCATAAAAGCTTGCTTGGTGCCTCGGGGGGAAAAGAGTGAAAACAGAtactatttctattttctatttttaaaatcccttttatatatgtatatatttgcacttgacAAGTTAATTCATCTCGTGTTTTTGCCATGATTTCAGGCAGGAACTGGAATAGCAGAACTTATAGCTCTTGAGATGTCAAAGCaggtgataataataataaagacttCAATCTTCATTGCTGACACAGTAGTCTTATATTGATTTATGGAGTGAATTTTAAATTACAATCTATGGAGCTATTCTATTTCTTTGTGCAGACAAAGAAACCGATAGAGGAAACTCGCAAGAAGATATGGCTTGTAGACTCAAAGGTAGTTGAAAAACCATGATAATACTCtactttttagtttaattttcctTCTTTAATAACAAActgtttcatttctttttctctttttcaggGATTAATTGTTGGTTCGAGACAGAACTCGCTTCAACACTTCAAGAAGCCTTGGGCTCATGATCATGAGCCAGTTGGAACTCTCTTAGAAGCTGTTAAGGTATCGGAATATGCCTGTTAAAAATGTTACCAAAATCAATTTGGTCTAACATTGTAAGGCCTCATTAGATCAGGCAATAAAATGATTGTGTAAAACAAATGTCTCTAACCTTGATTGGTTCACATGTTCAGGTAATCAAGCCTACAGTTTTGATTGGATCATCAGGAGTTGGAAAAACATTCACAAAGGAAGTAATTGAAGCTGTGTCTTCAATCAACGAAGTAAAACTCTTTTTCCCTCCCTCTCATATACAATCTTATTTAGCAATTGAGTCTCTATCATACTTGGCCTGCAGAAACCTCTTGTTATGGCCCTCTCGAATCCAACTTCGCAATCCGAGTGCACAGCCGAAGAGGCTTACCAATGGAGTGAGGTAAAAACAAAATGATTCCTGATTTATAACCACATCTATCCGTTTCTTATGTGGTTGAAACTTGAAAGCCCTTTACTTCAATGTCTAGTCTTAATTCTTTGATTCTTCTTCTACACAGGGCCGTGCGATTTTTGCTAGTGGGAGTCCATTTGATCCTTTTGAGTACAAAGGAAAAGTTTACTACTCCGGCCAGGTGTTGAATTGGTGAAAACCCACGTCCTGTTGTTTTCACGTGAAGTTGTTAGTTGAAAATCGTCAAATAATTTAATATGTTTGTCTAAATTGTCATCTAACAGTTTtgaactatcaacttcacatgaaaataACTGCATCTAAGTCCTCACCTTTGAATTCTGCAATCCTCTTCCTCTTGGTTAAACAACACAACATAACATAGCATCATATCTGATTCAATTCTTGGGTTTTGTCAAATTAGGCCAACAATGCTTACATCTTCCCTGGCTTTGGTTTGGGGTTGGTGATCTCCGGAGCGATCCGAGTACATGATGATATGCTTCTGGCAGCATGTAAGTAGTAGTCATGTTGAAAAGAATGAATGGTTAAGGATCAAATCATGTGAAATAATTTGATGATGAATGATTAACATTCTTGTATTCAGCGGAAGCGTTGGCTAAACTAGTGGCAGAGGAGGACTACAAGAAGGGTTTGATTTACCCGCCATTTTCTAACATAAGAACAATTTCGGCTAATATAGCTGCAAATGTTGCGGCCAAGGCATATGAACTAGGTAtgccttcaaaaaaaaaaaaagaacactcTTATTATTCATGCCTCATTTCACTTCAATATCTAATTAACTATAAACCGAGTTAACCAAAAATCGATCACTTACTTGAAAATAGGtgaaccaattttttttttttctggtgaCTGAAAATAGGTGAACCAATTGAATCAACAAACTATGATATGACAGAAAAATCAGTTATCTTATTAGGAAAAGTtagttttaaaaataaatgtAAGAATACTTTAGTTAAATTTGTAAACTTTTGATAAATTCACCAATTCAAATACCGAtttggtttttagaattttattaattattaataagtCGTTGTTTTAATAGGGTTGGCAACACGCCTTCCTCGTCCTGAGAATCTTGTGAAGTATGCAGAGAGCTGCATGTATACCCCAACATACCGCAACTACAGGTGATCATGGCCCAAGTTACTATATATTGACCTTGGTGGTAAGAAtcacaaatattaattaattaataaacataatatGTCTGGCTATATGTGTTGTTTGATGTAGCTTAAGCAAGAGTAAGGGTTTGTATGGTTTTAGCATGAAGTCATGAACAAATAAGTGCCTTGTATTCTTGGTTACATATCCTTGTTTCATCTCATGTAATGTAACGTCAATGCAAATtgcaaaatatataatatataaatcttGTGCTTATGCAAGAATTTCTCCATTGATTTATGATAATATATTCAATTTCTATAAAATATTAGGGTTAAATATAATTTTGGTCTTTTAAGATATATACCAAAAATTTTTTTGTCCCCAATCTTTTTTTTCATACAATACAAAATCGTCATTGAATCAGACTCATTGATGGCCATAAATTTCATCAAAGATAGCTCACCTCCCCACGACCCCACCATGCGTGTGCTGCTCTCCTTGAAGACATTCGCAATATGGTCGTATCCATACTTTCCAAGAAGTTAATTCTGTTGTTGACATTCTAGAAAAGAAAGGTCATGATTTACCTTTTGGCCTCCATACTTTCGAGTTGGCCCTTATACATCTTACAAACTTTGTCTTTTGATAGTTTTGGTTCCTTTAGATTAAGAAGATGTAGTTAGTATTACtattttttttgtatgttttgtttcttttttttttttggccaataaaaagaaaaagagagtgtTTTTGTTCTTGCAAAGGAGAAGGAAAAAAGAtgggaaaaagaaagaagaagaagaagctgtgaACGATCCAATTCTGCCTCCGCTTTCGCCGCCATCTTCGTACAATTTTGGTCCATAaggtaaggacgattttaaaaccaagttaaatcTTAGGAACGATTTTGTATACAAAAAAGgttgaaaacaaaaagtattttcGACTTATACCTTaggaaccaaaatcgtacttaacccaagATGTTATTAGAGTAGTTATGTTGCCAACTTGCCATGTTGGGCATCCAGCTTCTATAACAACTTGTTATCACTCGTCAACATAACCTAGCTATACTCAATAGGCTTGTGAATATTTTATAACACAGGGAGCTAACTTTTTTCCCATcaatatcaattaattttttttaaattatcNNNNNNNNNNNNNNNNNNNNNNNNNNNNNNNNNNNNNNNNNNNNNNNNNNNNNNNNNNNNNNNNNNNNNNNNNNNNNNNNNNNNNNNNNNNNNNNNNNNNNNNNNNNNNNNNNNNNNNNNNNNNNNNNNNNNNNNNNNNNNNNNNNNNNNNNNNNNNNNNNNNTTGGAGGgaaaaaaataaccaaaaaaaaaaaaaaaactttgttgaataacttgaattctataTTCTCACGTCATTTGACTACTACCACATCATAAAGCTAAAAGAATAGTGTTGAATGAAACACAAGGACACAAGGACACAAAGTAACCACAAATAAAGCCAACCATTGTATACCGAGAATAATTTATCTAATGATAAATGAAAATATAGAAGATAAATTTCATTTGCAAGTCCTACATTAGAAATTGAATGTGCTAAAAGTTTGAAAAGCACAATGGAAGTGGAAGCAAATCCTACTATCCTTCCTCCTATAATTCCTAAATTTGAGCTTGaaccaaacaaaaaaataaaataaaatacaactgTTAATTTCATATATATGTTTCTTTTTCCCCTTTAGCTTTAGTAAACATCAAACCAACTACCTACCATGTAAAAACTAAATCTATACATATAAGGTGGCTAATGCACTATGCTTGTAGGTTAACAAAACAGCAATTTCCATTCTCTTTAGGATTCACACCTCCAAAAGACTTGATACTTAAGATTTTAAGCAATGTCCAATTCTGCATGAGTAGTAATGTTCTTGGGTCCAAAGGATTTTAGTATTGAAGATTTTGCTGTTTCTTGTAAATAGTAAGATTGGCGTGAGTATCGTTGTATCGTTGGCTCAGGTAGTCCTGGCATAGGATAGGAGGAAACCtgtaacaagagagaaaagaatgAAGGGATGTATGACATTTACGATTTATTTAGGCAGCATTTGGTTCATATGATCATATCCTAAGTTTCTAAGAAAACAATGTTAGTGTCAAGTTAAATGGCATTTTTCACTCACTTGGGAGGATTTGTGGCGGATTTGCATGTTGGCAAGCATTCCACTAGACATTCATGACTAGGCTCCAAAAAGAATGGAATCTGTAAACCAAAACAACATTGGCGTAAGCAAATTGGAAATGATTCATAACGATTTATATAGTCGCCATTAAAAGATGAGAGGAAATGCAAAATAAAGAAGTTGAACAAGAACAAAGAGCTGAGGCTTACAGAATATCTCTCTTTACCATTTCCCAGAACTCTGTGCAGTGTAGACCTGATCAAGAAAATGCAAAGCAACTTGTTGAATATATGATGTAGAAAATTCAACTAAAAAATGACATACTACAAAATACACCAAGGTCAAAATCACTTGATTTGCTTAGCTGTGGTTTAAAGTCCCTTAAGTGCACATAAAAAGTACTAATCAAGTTCTTAAGCAT carries:
- the LOC107644427 gene encoding NADP-dependent malic enzyme isoform X2; translated protein: MESTLKALREGESVLDLSPRSTVSGGVEDVYGEDRATEDQLVTPWSFSVASGYTLLRDPQYNKGLAFTEKERDAHYLRGLLPPTVISQQLQEKQLMNNIRQYQVPLQKYMAMMELQETNERLFYKLLVDNVEELLPIVYTPTVGEACQKYGSIFKRPQGLYISLKEKGKILEVLKNWPERSIQVIVVTDGERILGLGDLGCQEYSELLSEFMAAVKQNYGEKVLVQFEDFANHNAFELLAKYGTSHLVFNDDIQGTASVVLAGVVAALKLIGGTLADHTFLFFGVGEAGTGIAELIALEMSKQTKKPIEETRKKIWLVDSKGLIVGSRQNSLQHFKKPWAHDHEPVGTLLEAVKVIKPTVLIGSSGVGKTFTKEVIEAVSSINEKPLVMALSNPTSQSECTAEEAYQWSEGRAIFASGSPFDPFEYKGKVYYSGQANNAYIFPGFGLGLVISGAIRVHDDMLLAASEALAKLVAEEDYKKGLIYPPFSNIRTISANIAANVAAKAYELGLATRLPRPENLVKYAESCMYTPTYRNYR
- the LOC107644427 gene encoding NADP-dependent malic enzyme isoform X1 — translated: MESTLKALREGESVLDLSPRSTVSGGVEDVYGEDRATEDQLVTPWSFSVASGYTLLRDPQYNKGLAFTEKERDAHYLRGLLPPTVISQQLQEKQLMNNIRQYQVPLQKYMAMMELQETNERLFYKLLVDNVEELLPIVYTPTVGEACQKYGSIFKRPQGLYISLKEKGKILEVLKNWPERSIQVIVVTDGERILGLGDLGCQGMGIPVGKLALYTALGGLRPSACLPITIDVGTNNENLLNDEFYIGLRQKRTTGQEYSELLSEFMAAVKQNYGEKVLVQFEDFANHNAFELLAKYGTSHLVFNDDIQGTASVVLAGVVAALKLIGGTLADHTFLFFGVGEAGTGIAELIALEMSKQTKKPIEETRKKIWLVDSKGLIVGSRQNSLQHFKKPWAHDHEPVGTLLEAVKVIKPTVLIGSSGVGKTFTKEVIEAVSSINEKPLVMALSNPTSQSECTAEEAYQWSEGRAIFASGSPFDPFEYKGKVYYSGQANNAYIFPGFGLGLVISGAIRVHDDMLLAASEALAKLVAEEDYKKGLIYPPFSNIRTISANIAANVAAKAYELGLATRLPRPENLVKYAESCMYTPTYRNYR